A window of Syngnathoides biaculeatus isolate LvHL_M chromosome 9, ASM1980259v1, whole genome shotgun sequence contains these coding sequences:
- the mnd1 gene encoding meiotic nuclear division protein 1 homolog: MSKKKGLSLEEKRSRMMEIFFETKDVFQLKDIEKIAPKTKGITPMTVKEVLQSLVDDNMVDCERVGTSNYYWAFPSKALHARELKLEELNKQVLEANRRKTSLEDAIGKAKEGRQDTKERRAMLKELQALKEERAQLQTELDKYKECDPEVVEQMRKSNVVAKEAVSRWTDNVFAIKSWTKKKFAFDGSHIDKAFGIPEDFDYMD; this comes from the exons ATG TCCAAAAAGAAAGGACTAAGTTTGGAAGAGAAGAGGAGCCGCATGATGGAGATTTTCTTTGAAact AAAGATGTATTTCAGCTGAAAGACATTGAGAAGATTGCACCCAAAACAAAGGGAATAA CACCCATGACGGTGAAGGAGGTGCTGCAGAGCCTGGTGGATGACAACATGGTGGACTGTGAGCGCGTGGGCACATCTAATTACTACTGGGCTTTCCCGAGCAAAGCTCTGCACGCTCGCGAGCTCAAACTGGAGGAGCTGAACAAACAG GTGTTGGAAGCAAATCGGCGCAAAACTTCGCTGGAGGACGCAATTGGAAAAGCCAAAGAAGGACGTCAGGATACA AAAGAGAGGAGAGCCATGTTGAAGGAGCTTCAGGCTCTGAAAGAGGAGCGGGCTCAGCTGCAGACGGAGTTGGACAAGTACAAGGAATGTGACCCGGAAGTTGTCGAACAGATGA GAAAATCAAACGTTGTGGCCAAAGAAGCTGTTTCCAGGTGGACAG ACAACGTTTTCGCCATCAAGTCGTGGACCAAGAAAAAATTTGCATTTGACGGCAGCCACATCGACAAAGCTTTCGGGATCCCCGAGGACTTCGACTACATGGATTGA